The Paenibacillus tianjinensis genome has a window encoding:
- a CDS encoding carbohydrate ABC transporter permease, which produces MLFFSIVMIVPFLWMISTSFKTPAEVFQYPIRWIPAHFNWSHHVKVWTGDNSFVLYYLNSLKVAVLSTVGAICLSALAAYGFSRIEFKGRNPMFLVYLSMMMVPPQVLFVPKFIMFEWAGIYNTHWALILPGMFTIFGVFMMRQFFLSVPQEISEAAFIDGAGHFRIFSRIILPMAKPSLATLAIIDFSWHWNDYENALVFLIDHDLFTVPLGLQNFILENNVDYNGMMAAATAGIIPMILVFLIGQKYIIEGVASSAVKG; this is translated from the coding sequence ATGCTGTTCTTCAGCATCGTGATGATCGTACCTTTTCTGTGGATGATCAGTACTTCCTTTAAAACCCCGGCGGAAGTATTCCAGTATCCGATCCGGTGGATTCCCGCTCATTTCAATTGGAGCCATCATGTGAAGGTCTGGACGGGGGACAACAGCTTTGTGCTGTATTACCTGAATTCACTGAAGGTTGCGGTGCTCAGCACCGTAGGCGCTATCTGCCTGTCCGCGTTAGCCGCCTATGGATTTTCCAGAATAGAGTTCAAAGGGCGGAACCCAATGTTCCTAGTGTATTTATCTATGATGATGGTTCCCCCTCAGGTGCTGTTTGTGCCCAAATTTATCATGTTCGAGTGGGCCGGGATTTACAACACTCACTGGGCGCTTATTCTGCCCGGGATGTTCACCATCTTCGGGGTATTTATGATGCGGCAGTTTTTCCTCTCCGTACCCCAGGAAATTTCTGAAGCGGCTTTCATCGACGGCGCCGGCCATTTCCGGATCTTCTCGCGGATTATCCTGCCGATGGCGAAGCCTTCGCTGGCTACCCTGGCGATCATCGACTTCTCGTGGCACTGGAATGACTATGAGAATGCGCTCGTCTTTCTGATCGACCATGATCTGTTCACCGTTCCGCTTGGCCTGCAGAATTTCATTCTTGAGAATAACGTGGACTACAACGGAATGATGGCGGCAGCGACCGCCGGTATTATCCCGATGATCCTCGTCTTCCTGATCGGCCAGAAATATATTATTGAAGGTGTGGCAAGCTCGGCAGTCAAAGGCTAA
- a CDS encoding carbohydrate ABC transporter permease, translating to MKASWMKRQQYLGYLFIGPNMIGVILFFIIPAVYSFYLMFTDYKFMSPNTKFTGMANIQRMLGDDIFYTAIQNTLLFLLSVPVSIGLAFIVAVILNRSVYLKKLLRALYFMPYITSGVAVAFVWMLLFQPNNGPINGILRSIGITNPPGWLSTMDSSMYAIDIIWIWFMLGYNMIIYLAALQEVSTELLEAAKIDGARTWQTVRSILWPLVSPTTFLLLITGLIMTIKQFGIIQAITQGGPGNSTTVLSLFIYQNAFRYYEMGYASAISWALFLIIMIFTVIQWLGQKRWVHY from the coding sequence GTGAAGGCATCTTGGATGAAACGGCAGCAGTATCTGGGCTATCTTTTTATCGGGCCAAATATGATTGGCGTGATTTTATTTTTTATAATACCAGCCGTCTATTCGTTCTACCTCATGTTCACGGATTACAAATTCATGAGTCCAAATACCAAATTTACCGGCATGGCCAACATTCAAAGAATGCTGGGCGATGACATCTTTTATACGGCAATCCAGAATACGCTGCTGTTTCTGCTCTCTGTGCCTGTCTCCATCGGGCTGGCGTTCATTGTGGCCGTGATTTTAAACCGCTCCGTGTATTTGAAAAAGCTGCTCCGCGCCTTATACTTCATGCCTTACATTACAAGCGGGGTCGCCGTAGCCTTCGTCTGGATGCTGCTGTTTCAGCCGAATAACGGGCCGATTAACGGCATATTGCGCTCCATCGGCATAACGAATCCTCCGGGCTGGTTATCCACGATGGATTCCTCAATGTATGCCATCGACATCATCTGGATCTGGTTTATGCTCGGCTATAACATGATCATCTATCTGGCTGCCCTGCAGGAAGTATCCACCGAACTATTGGAAGCCGCCAAGATTGACGGAGCCCGAACCTGGCAGACCGTCCGCAGTATCCTATGGCCGCTGGTCAGTCCAACGACGTTTCTGCTGCTGATTACCGGGCTGATTATGACGATTAAACAGTTCGGGATCATTCAGGCGATCACCCAGGGCGGACCGGGGAACAGCACGACCGTGTTATCCCTGTTCATTTACCAGAATGCCTTCCGCTATTACGAAATGGGCTATGCTTCCGCCATATCCTGGGCCCTGTTCCTGATTATAATGATTTTCACCGTCATTCAATGGCTGGGCCAGAAACGCTGGGTTCACTACTAA
- a CDS encoding response regulator has protein sequence MWKVLLVEDEVFVRESVREIIAWEELGFTVSGEAGNGAEALGMIRQDTPDLVISDIIMPEMDGVELLRRTREEGYTSRFVMLTCMSDFEYVRQAMEYGASNYILKLSMSVNSLRETLQKISKELPKASPAGGRDTRSMSAELPPPLPEEVTSHPEIQKILQYLHANYDQDITVKSMSQYVMMAENYVSTLFKKKTGQTLIHYLHQIRVNQAIEYLLHSDMPVYEIGNRVGFVNDNYFIKIFKRLTSQTPSQFRLANKGKQQPISMYIE, from the coding sequence ATGTGGAAAGTACTGCTGGTCGAGGATGAGGTATTTGTGCGGGAATCGGTACGGGAGATCATCGCCTGGGAAGAGCTGGGCTTTACCGTCAGCGGAGAAGCAGGAAATGGTGCAGAAGCGCTGGGCATGATCCGGCAGGATACGCCTGACCTGGTCATCAGCGATATCATCATGCCGGAAATGGATGGTGTGGAGCTGCTCCGAAGAACCCGGGAAGAAGGCTACACCTCCCGTTTTGTGATGCTTACCTGTATGAGCGATTTCGAATATGTCAGACAGGCGATGGAGTACGGTGCCTCCAACTATATTTTGAAGCTGTCCATGAGTGTAAACTCGCTGCGCGAGACGCTGCAGAAGATCAGCAAGGAACTGCCGAAGGCAAGTCCGGCCGGCGGCAGGGATACCCGGAGCATGTCCGCTGAGCTGCCGCCCCCGCTTCCTGAAGAGGTCACCTCTCATCCGGAAATCCAGAAGATTCTGCAGTACCTGCATGCCAACTATGATCAGGATATTACCGTAAAGTCGATGTCCCAGTATGTCATGATGGCCGAGAATTATGTCAGTACGCTATTCAAAAAGAAAACCGGGCAGACCCTGATCCATTACCTGCACCAAATCCGCGTAAATCAGGCGATAGAGTATCTTCTTCATTCCGACATGCCCGTATACGAGATCGGAAACCGGGTCGGATTCGTCAACGATAATTACTTCATCAAAATATTCAAGCGCCTCACCTCGCAGACGCCAAGCCAGTTCAGACTGGCGAACAAAGGCAAGCAGCAGCCAATCAGTATGTATATAGAATGA
- a CDS encoding sensor histidine kinase codes for MSLDWYIVNRIPLSVLFVEIEGLKQRYFLTFFALTGIFLMITLVISTTITRPLSHLQNKMKAAVQKNLKIRLPEHKFSGEILDLTRSFNTMLDDTNLLIQKLKTEERQKEAVHFQMLLAQTNPHFLLNTLNTIKWMAIRENNEDITNMTLSLGRLLEASLNTDKDLIHLKDELELVQAYVHIQQFRYRHKFDVTYDYEEDILYALVPKLSLQPLVENAIVHGVTALPGNGLIQISLRRDGPKLIVEIKDNGIGMEQAGKNRAPRKRPGIGLSNIKERLRLLFRGEGALDVLSSSEGVMVRFTIPFLLSTPYESGHPA; via the coding sequence TTGTCCCTGGACTGGTATATTGTCAACCGCATTCCCCTGTCTGTGCTGTTTGTTGAGATCGAAGGGCTGAAACAGCGGTACTTCCTTACCTTCTTCGCCCTGACGGGAATCTTTCTGATGATCACCCTGGTCATCTCTACGACTATTACCCGTCCCTTGTCCCATTTACAGAATAAAATGAAAGCGGCCGTGCAAAAAAACCTGAAAATCCGCCTGCCGGAGCATAAATTCAGCGGTGAAATTCTCGATTTGACCCGGAGCTTCAATACGATGCTTGATGATACCAACCTGCTGATTCAGAAGCTGAAGACGGAGGAACGCCAAAAGGAAGCTGTGCATTTTCAAATGCTGCTCGCCCAGACGAACCCCCATTTTCTGCTGAATACGCTGAATACGATCAAATGGATGGCGATCCGCGAGAATAATGAGGACATTACGAACATGACCCTCTCCCTCGGCAGGCTGCTGGAAGCCAGCTTGAATACTGACAAGGATCTGATTCATCTGAAGGATGAGCTCGAGCTGGTGCAGGCCTACGTTCATATTCAGCAGTTTCGCTACCGCCATAAATTCGACGTGACCTATGATTATGAGGAAGACATCCTGTATGCGCTTGTGCCCAAGCTGAGTCTCCAGCCTCTCGTGGAAAATGCCATTGTTCACGGGGTTACCGCACTGCCGGGTAACGGGCTCATCCAAATTTCATTACGGCGCGATGGGCCTAAACTGATTGTTGAGATTAAGGACAACGGAATCGGCATGGAGCAGGCCGGCAAGAACCGGGCACCGCGCAAGCGCCCCGGCATCGGATTAAGCAATATTAAAGAACGGCTCCGCCTGCTGTTCCGCGGGGAAGGGGCGCTTGATGTTCTCTCCTCCAGTGAAGGCGTAATGGTCCGGTTCACGATTCCGTTTCTGTTGTCGACACCATATGAAAGTGGGCATCCGGCTTAA
- a CDS encoding ABC transporter substrate-binding protein encodes MKKKRWLTGFTSLVVLMGLLAGCSGNGSNSSASNNESAGSSTGSGKSKDTVTLKMWGGVPPESGPQEVIDNWNKEHPEIQVEYVRFVNDDDGNLKLDTAMITGQDVDLFVNYTISHAAKRVESNLALDLSQFSDYNIDDKMGADADSWKIDGKYYGVPTTKSSYFIALNKDALDAANLPVPKDWTWDELREYAKKLRTGSGYGFIQNMEPYVDPIDSVLSQEGYTKADGSSNLDHPLVKKWLETLNAMMVDDKTTPPLGEQLTSKMPVEQVFLSGEVPMLNIGAWLLRSSNNFTDFPRDFKIAFAPVPRLADNADHYVTRGGLGDYISINAKSKHQEAAWEFLKWYADGGMAPMAAGGRLPASKDANQDEALKSLLGEKSDTYDLDSLMYVMFDNATPTYVRSLPQEVMDLRSQEYEKYFLGSQSLDQTINAMVSRHNDFLKQNK; translated from the coding sequence ATGAAAAAGAAACGTTGGCTCACCGGATTCACATCGCTGGTTGTGCTCATGGGGCTGCTTGCGGGATGTTCCGGCAACGGCAGCAATTCATCCGCCTCAAATAATGAAAGCGCTGGCAGCAGCACCGGTTCCGGCAAATCAAAAGATACGGTTACACTCAAAATGTGGGGCGGCGTGCCGCCGGAGTCTGGTCCGCAGGAGGTTATTGATAATTGGAACAAGGAGCATCCTGAGATTCAGGTGGAATATGTCCGCTTCGTGAATGATGATGACGGGAACCTCAAGCTCGATACTGCAATGATTACGGGGCAGGATGTAGATTTATTCGTGAACTATACCATCTCCCACGCTGCTAAACGGGTAGAGTCCAATCTGGCGCTCGATCTGAGCCAATTCAGTGATTACAATATCGATGATAAAATGGGTGCGGATGCAGACAGCTGGAAAATTGACGGCAAGTACTACGGTGTCCCTACAACGAAAAGCTCGTACTTCATTGCACTCAACAAAGATGCGTTAGACGCCGCGAATCTGCCGGTCCCGAAGGATTGGACCTGGGATGAGCTGCGCGAATATGCGAAGAAGCTCCGAACCGGTTCGGGCTACGGATTCATTCAGAATATGGAGCCTTATGTCGATCCTATTGATTCCGTGCTGTCCCAGGAAGGCTACACCAAGGCGGACGGCAGCTCCAATCTGGATCATCCCCTCGTGAAAAAATGGCTGGAAACGCTGAATGCGATGATGGTGGACGATAAGACCACACCGCCGCTCGGCGAGCAACTAACTTCTAAAATGCCGGTTGAGCAGGTCTTTCTAAGCGGTGAGGTGCCTATGCTCAACATCGGGGCATGGCTGCTGAGAAGCTCCAACAACTTCACGGACTTCCCCCGTGATTTCAAAATCGCCTTCGCCCCTGTCCCCCGGCTTGCCGACAATGCCGACCATTATGTGACCCGCGGGGGTCTGGGTGACTATATCTCCATCAATGCCAAATCCAAACATCAGGAAGCCGCCTGGGAATTCCTGAAGTGGTATGCCGACGGAGGCATGGCGCCTATGGCCGCGGGCGGAAGACTGCCGGCATCCAAGGATGCCAACCAGGACGAAGCATTGAAAAGCCTCTTAGGTGAAAAAAGCGATACCTATGATCTTGATTCCCTGATGTACGTCATGTTCGACAATGCTACACCGACTTATGTACGCAGCCTGCCGCAGGAGGTTATGGATCTGCGCTCCCAGGAATATGAGAAATATTTCCTCGGCTCGCAGTCACTTGATCAGACCATTAATGCCATGGTAAGCCGGCATAATGACTTTTTGAAACAGAACAAATAA
- a CDS encoding glycoside hydrolase family 3 C-terminal domain-containing protein produces the protein MSTDKIGIPLEGFAEFSRVVAAEGAVLLKNEGNVLPLRKNETASVFGRTQVNYYRSGTGSGGSVHVAYTTNLLDGLRSKKNIKVNEELAAVYEQWIGQNPFDNGGGGWAAEPWHQKEMPLSDELVQQARSRSDKAIIVIGRTAGEDQDNADEPGSYQLNDEEKAMLKQVTAHFEQTIVVLNVSNIIDMSWLNDESYANPIPCVIYSWQGGMEGGNAIADVLAGDVTPSGKLTDTIAYSIGDYPSTVNYGNEFTNLYQEDIYVGYRYFETFCPEKVQYEFGYGLSYTTFSVEPEEAKLSAKDGKTYASVDVTVTNTGSEYAGKEVVQVYYEAPQGKLGQPVKALAAFGKTGLLQPGQSERLTLSFDLHSMASYDDAGVTGHPSAYVLEAGTYRLYAGTSVKKVQAVAVEGQEGYVLEMLEVVEQLQEAMAPTQSFTRMMPGARKADGTYELAYVEAPKRKVDMAKRIETNMPQTLPQTGDQGYKLRDVQEGKASMEAFIAQLSDEDLAALVRGEGMSSPLVTPGTASAFGGVSDQLFSYGIPVACTSDGPSGIRMDSGQKATQVAIGTLLAATWNAELVEELYVMEGQELLRNNIDTLLGPGLNIRRSPLNGRNFEYFSEDPLISGVFAAACTRGIHTGGSNATLKHFACNNQEKYRSKVDAVVSERALREIYLKGFEIAVKEGGANSIMTSYNPVNGHWAASNYDLNTTILRGEWGFKGIVMTDWWAVMNDVVHGGAPDRKFTNWMVRAQNDLYMVVSNYGAETNAYGDNTIESLADGTLTRGELQRNAINICEFIMQAPVFSRDQVIEETVEAFTANPALSDEQAQSVSGQGQIKLAPEGVTLMKVEEAGVYRLFARVMSPDTELAQSACNVTLNGQVLTTVQTNGTDGNWIQLKLVKAELEAGLYEMKFEHIKPGMQIEWIEFKQV, from the coding sequence TTGAGCACAGATAAGATTGGAATTCCATTAGAAGGCTTTGCTGAGTTTAGCAGAGTAGTCGCTGCAGAAGGCGCAGTCCTGTTGAAAAATGAAGGAAATGTACTGCCGCTTCGCAAGAACGAAACCGCTTCAGTTTTTGGCAGAACCCAAGTGAACTATTACCGAAGCGGTACCGGATCCGGCGGAAGTGTGCATGTCGCCTATACGACCAATCTGCTGGACGGGCTCCGCAGTAAAAAGAATATTAAGGTCAATGAGGAGCTGGCGGCGGTCTATGAGCAGTGGATCGGGCAGAATCCGTTTGACAATGGCGGAGGCGGCTGGGCAGCAGAGCCTTGGCACCAGAAGGAAATGCCGCTGTCTGATGAGCTGGTGCAGCAGGCCAGAAGCCGGTCGGATAAGGCCATCATCGTCATCGGACGCACAGCCGGAGAAGACCAGGATAATGCCGACGAGCCGGGCAGTTACCAGCTGAACGATGAAGAAAAAGCGATGCTGAAGCAGGTTACGGCGCATTTCGAGCAAACCATAGTCGTGCTGAACGTGTCAAACATTATCGATATGAGCTGGCTGAACGATGAAAGCTATGCCAACCCGATTCCTTGTGTTATTTATTCCTGGCAGGGCGGTATGGAAGGCGGAAATGCGATTGCCGACGTGCTGGCCGGAGACGTTACGCCAAGCGGCAAGCTGACCGATACAATTGCTTATTCCATCGGGGATTATCCGTCGACGGTTAATTACGGCAATGAGTTCACCAACCTGTATCAGGAAGACATCTATGTGGGCTACCGTTATTTTGAAACGTTCTGCCCGGAGAAGGTTCAATATGAATTTGGTTACGGGCTGTCGTACACAACCTTCAGCGTGGAGCCGGAAGAAGCGAAGCTGTCGGCCAAAGACGGTAAGACTTATGCGTCGGTTGACGTAACCGTAACCAATACCGGCAGTGAGTATGCCGGAAAAGAAGTTGTACAGGTCTATTATGAAGCGCCGCAGGGCAAGCTGGGCCAACCGGTCAAAGCGCTGGCGGCCTTCGGCAAGACCGGACTGCTTCAGCCGGGCCAATCTGAGCGGCTTACCCTCAGCTTCGACCTCCATTCCATGGCTTCTTATGATGACGCCGGTGTGACGGGACATCCGTCCGCGTATGTGCTGGAAGCCGGAACCTACCGTCTATATGCGGGAACCAGCGTGAAGAAGGTACAGGCCGTTGCCGTTGAAGGACAAGAAGGCTATGTTCTGGAGATGCTTGAAGTGGTGGAGCAGCTGCAGGAGGCAATGGCGCCGACCCAGAGCTTTACAAGAATGATGCCGGGAGCCCGCAAGGCAGACGGCACGTATGAACTGGCTTATGTGGAAGCGCCGAAGCGGAAGGTCGATATGGCGAAACGCATTGAGACTAATATGCCGCAGACCTTGCCGCAGACCGGCGATCAAGGCTATAAGCTGCGCGATGTGCAGGAAGGCAAAGCCAGCATGGAGGCATTCATCGCCCAGCTAAGTGATGAGGATCTGGCTGCGCTGGTGAGAGGCGAAGGCATGAGCAGTCCGCTCGTTACACCGGGTACGGCCTCGGCCTTCGGCGGCGTGAGCGATCAGCTGTTCAGCTACGGAATTCCGGTGGCCTGTACGTCGGATGGCCCCTCCGGTATCCGTATGGACAGCGGGCAGAAGGCTACCCAGGTAGCGATCGGTACGCTGCTTGCAGCAACCTGGAATGCGGAGCTGGTCGAAGAGCTGTACGTCATGGAAGGCCAGGAACTGCTGAGAAACAACATCGACACCCTGCTGGGACCGGGTCTTAACATCCGCCGCAGCCCGCTGAACGGGCGGAACTTTGAGTATTTCTCAGAAGATCCGCTAATCTCCGGCGTATTCGCTGCTGCCTGCACCCGCGGGATCCATACAGGAGGCTCCAACGCTACACTGAAGCATTTTGCCTGCAACAACCAGGAAAAATACCGCAGCAAGGTTGATGCGGTGGTGTCTGAACGCGCGCTGCGCGAGATTTATCTGAAGGGCTTCGAAATCGCCGTCAAAGAGGGCGGCGCGAACTCGATCATGACCTCGTACAACCCGGTGAACGGTCACTGGGCGGCATCCAACTATGACCTCAACACCACGATCCTGCGCGGGGAATGGGGCTTCAAAGGCATTGTGATGACCGACTGGTGGGCGGTTATGAACGATGTTGTTCATGGAGGGGCTCCAGACCGCAAGTTTACGAACTGGATGGTCCGCGCCCAGAATGACCTGTACATGGTGGTCAGTAACTATGGTGCAGAGACCAATGCCTATGGCGATAATACAATCGAATCCCTGGCGGACGGTACGCTTACCCGTGGTGAGCTGCAGCGCAATGCCATCAATATCTGCGAGTTTATTATGCAGGCACCGGTGTTCTCCAGAGATCAGGTGATTGAAGAGACTGTAGAAGCTTTCACCGCTAATCCCGCACTATCAGACGAGCAGGCACAATCAGTGTCCGGGCAAGGACAGATTAAGCTGGCGCCTGAGGGAGTGACACTCATGAAGGTTGAAGAGGCCGGTGTGTACCGGCTCTTCGCCCGCGTGATGTCTCCGGACACGGAGCTGGCGCAGAGCGCCTGCAACGTGACCCTTAACGGCCAGGTGCTGACAACCGTTCAAACAAACGGGACGGATGGCAATTGGATTCAGCTGAAGCTCGTTAAGGCTGAGCTGGAAGCAGGCCTGTATGAAATGAAGTTCGAGCATATTAAGCCGGGTATGCAGATTGAATGGATTGAATTCAAGCAAGTGTAG